From the Indicator indicator isolate 239-I01 unplaced genomic scaffold, UM_Iind_1.1 iindUn_scaffold_133, whole genome shotgun sequence genome, one window contains:
- the LOC128980363 gene encoding olfactory receptor 14J1-like, with protein MANSSSITHFLLLPFPGTRQLQLLHFWLFLAIYLAALLGNGLIITTIASDHHLHTPRYFFLLNLSILDLGVISTTVPKSIAVSLWDTRVISYSGCVLQIFLLAFLVTAEYFLLTIMAYDRYVAICRPLHYETLLGSRVCVHLAAAAWASGVLFTLLHTANTFSLPLCQGNAVHQFFCEIPQILKLSCSTSYLREVGLLAFSAFPFVGCFVFIVVSYVQIFRAVLRIPSQQGRHKAFATCLPHLAVVSLFLSTLSFAHLKPPSISSHSMDLVLAVLYSVVPPAVNPLIYSLRNQELKAALSKLITGCLQKQ; from the coding sequence atggccaacagcagctccatcacccacttcctcctgctgccattccCAGGCacgaggcagctgcagctgctgcacttctggctcttcctggccatctacctggctgccctgctgggcaatggcctcatcatcaccaccatagcctctgaccaccacctccacacccccaggtacttcttcctcctcaacctctccatCCTTGACCTGGGTGTCATCTCCACCACTGTGCCCAAGTCCATTGCAGTTTCCCTGTGGGACACCAGGGTCATCTCTTACAGTGGATGTGTTCTCCAGATCTTCCTTTTAGCATTCCTAGTTACAGCAGAGTATTTTCTCCTCACCATCATGGCCTACGATCGCTACGTTGCCATCTGCAGACCCCTGCACTATgagaccctcctgggcagcagagtttgtgtccacctggcagcagctgcctgggcctcTGGGGTTCTATTtactctgctgcacacagccaatacattttccctgcccctctgccagggcaatgctgtgcaccagttcttctgtgaaatcccccagatcctcaagctctcctgctccacatccTACCTCAGGGAGGTTGGCCTTCTTGCTTTTAGTGCTTTTCCATTTGTGGGATGTTTTGTGTTCATTGTGGTGTCCTATGTGCAGAtcttcagggcagtgctgaggatcccctctcagcagggacgccacaaagcctttgccacctgcctgcctcacctggCTGTGGTCTCCCTGTTTCTTAGCACTTTATCTTTTGCCCACCTGAAGcctccctccatctcctcccattccatggatctggTGTTGGCAGTTCTGTACTCAGTGGTGCCTCCAGCAGTGAACCCTCTCATCTACAGCCTGAggaaccaggagctgaaggctgccctCAGCAAACTGATCACTGGATGCCTTCAGAAGCAATAA